The Toxorhynchites rutilus septentrionalis strain SRP chromosome 3, ASM2978413v1, whole genome shotgun sequence genome includes a region encoding these proteins:
- the LOC129778031 gene encoding PITH domain-containing protein GA19395, with protein sequence MSHNHSHGHGCAHEALGIEDELEMGIQYSLYAKIDMMNVECLNEETEGSGKTVFKPYDQRMDFSKFVTSDADEELLFNIPFTGNVKLKGIIVMGANDDSHPKKMRLFKNRPKMTFDDTAVQPEQEFELERDSNGVIEYSTKVVTFSSVHHLSIHFPTNYGDSNTTVYYIGLKGEFSEAHHHGVTICTYESMPSVSDHKNGLLDKVNHRVQ encoded by the exons ATGTCCCACAATCACTCCCACGGCCATGGCTGCGCCCACGAAGCACTTGGAATTGAGGATGAGCTCGAGATGGGAATCCAGTATAGTTTGTATGCGAAAATCGACATGATGAACGTTGAATGCTTGAATGAGGAAACGGAAGGATCGGGAAAGACCGTATTCAAACCGTACGACCAAAGAATGGATTTCAGCAAATTCGTTACAAGCGATGCAGACGAGGAGCTGCTGTTCAACATTCCCTTCACAGGGAATGTTAAGCTGAAGGGCATTATCGTAATGGGGGCTAACGATGATAGCCACCCGAAAAAGATGAGATT ATTCAAAAATCGtcccaaaatgactttcgaTGACACAGCTGTACAGCCAGAACAGGAGTTTGAGCTGGAGAGAGATTCTAACGGTGTCATCGAATATTCAACCAA AGTCGTAACGTTTTCTTCTGTTCaccatttgtcgattcatttcCCAACGAATTATGGAGATTCGAACACAACCGTATATTACATTGGACTGAAAGGCGAATTTAGTGAAGCCCACCATCATGGTGTCACGATTTGCACCTACGAATCGATGCCAAGCGTTTCAGACCACAAAAATGGCCTGCTAGATAAGGTCAATCATCGTGTACAGTGA